A region from the Persephonella sp. genome encodes:
- a CDS encoding alpha/beta hydrolase: MEEITVIIHGWSDCSESFVRMKQFLIENGMGTVETIYYADYESREDNITYEDVIDGLYDRFKEKGFIDKDGNPLKSLNVIVHSTGGLVIRHFIAEYYSHRIDKCPVKKVIMLAPANFGSPLAHYGKSLLGMLFKGRYKFGDMFEVGRKLLNGLELASPYQWKLAHRDILIKEPYYNPDQIQTFIFVGAKGYGGLRKFVNKKGTDGTVVVSGTNLNSVKFSVDFAGEKEKISFVYPKTDTAFCVLKNYDHGSIVEDVRPDKVSRIGQLILEALKVKTPQDFKDLKEKLKTITQETYRDKEIYQQFFIHTVDDHKMPVKDYTLEFFVYRYKDRYISKGEVIKKRMSNKEIEWSQKVHSYITDEFHNNLTDPSYRRFLVGLKGLKKLLKECYQDIGDVILSVKIHIPRVDEGIYYDTKRLRNIFLLRTENGEIVESKPSLFYPNTTTLMELMVNRSTKYVSVSLTPKRH, from the coding sequence ATGGAGGAAATCACAGTTATAATCCACGGCTGGAGCGACTGCTCAGAGTCTTTTGTCAGGATGAAGCAGTTCCTGATTGAAAACGGAATGGGAACTGTAGAAACCATCTACTACGCAGATTACGAATCAAGGGAAGACAACATAACCTATGAAGATGTTATTGACGGTCTTTACGACAGATTTAAAGAAAAAGGATTTATTGATAAAGACGGAAATCCTTTAAAAAGTCTAAATGTGATAGTCCACTCAACAGGAGGACTTGTTATAAGACATTTTATAGCAGAGTATTACAGCCACAGGATAGACAAATGTCCTGTAAAAAAGGTAATAATGCTTGCTCCGGCAAACTTTGGATCACCCCTTGCCCATTACGGAAAATCTCTTCTTGGTATGCTTTTTAAGGGAAGATACAAGTTCGGTGATATGTTTGAGGTTGGAAGGAAACTTTTGAACGGTCTTGAACTCGCAAGCCCTTACCAGTGGAAGTTAGCCCACAGGGATATACTTATAAAAGAGCCTTATTACAACCCTGACCAGATACAGACATTTATATTTGTCGGGGCAAAGGGTTATGGAGGTCTCAGAAAGTTTGTGAACAAAAAAGGAACAGACGGGACAGTTGTTGTTTCAGGGACAAACCTTAACTCTGTAAAGTTTTCTGTTGATTTTGCAGGGGAGAAAGAAAAAATATCCTTTGTTTATCCAAAAACAGATACAGCCTTCTGCGTTCTGAAAAATTACGATCACGGATCAATAGTTGAGGATGTGAGACCTGATAAGGTGAGCAGGATAGGACAACTTATTCTTGAAGCACTGAAAGTTAAAACACCACAGGACTTTAAAGATCTAAAAGAAAAACTGAAGACCATAACACAGGAAACCTACAGAGATAAGGAGATATACCAGCAGTTTTTTATCCACACAGTTGACGACCACAAGATGCCTGTTAAGGATTACACACTTGAATTTTTTGTTTATAGATACAAAGACAGGTATATATCAAAAGGTGAAGTAATCAAAAAAAGAATGTCAAACAAAGAGATAGAATGGAGTCAGAAAGTTCACAGCTACATAACAGATGAGTTTCACAACAACCTTACAGACCCAAGCTACAGGAGGTTTTTAGTGGGACTAAAGGGTTTAAAAAAACTGCTGAAAGAGTGTTATCAGGATATAGGAGATGTTATACTGAGTGTGAAGATACACATTCCAAGAGTTGATGAAGGGATATATTATGATACGAAAAGGCTGAGGAATATATTCCTTTTGAGGACGGAAAATGGAGAGATAGTTGAGAGTAAACCTTCTTTATTCTATCCTAATACAACTACCCTTATGGAACTTATGGTAAACAGATCAACAAAATATGTATCTGTCAGTCTCACACCAAAGAGACATTGA
- a CDS encoding MBL fold metallo-hydrolase — protein sequence MIWNTTGRKPKAKDYKLHSKFILDEHSLLYREIKFALSHGYDFIANLGHSTFLVSYQGVRFLTDPFLSPHIFGIRRQKPALRPDLIPEVDFILISHAHYDHLDMRTLRRLKRNTTIIIPENTKPVLGRTYFKKVIELKHHDSFSEENFEIISLPVKHNKGRSLLFPNTETSSYIIKIKDRTYYFAGDTAYFDGFKKYGEIFNIHTAFLPIGGYEPTLLLHKVHMNPFEAVQAFVDLNADFVVPIHYGTFHTIPKFVKVEAPLKHFKEAVKVKNLQEKALIVEPNSIDICIQKQVI from the coding sequence ATGATATGGAATACTACTGGCAGGAAGCCAAAAGCAAAGGATTATAAACTACACTCAAAGTTTATACTTGATGAGCATTCTCTTTTATACAGGGAGATAAAGTTTGCCCTGAGTCATGGTTATGATTTTATAGCAAATTTAGGGCATTCAACATTTTTGGTTTCGTATCAGGGTGTAAGGTTTCTGACAGATCCATTTTTAAGCCCACATATATTCGGAATAAGAAGACAAAAGCCAGCTCTAAGACCTGATCTTATTCCTGAGGTGGATTTTATATTGATATCCCATGCCCATTACGACCATCTTGATATGAGAACCCTTAGGAGACTAAAAAGAAACACAACAATAATAATCCCAGAAAACACAAAACCTGTTTTAGGTAGAACTTATTTTAAAAAAGTTATAGAGCTTAAGCATCATGACAGCTTCTCAGAGGAAAACTTTGAGATCATATCCCTTCCGGTAAAGCATAACAAAGGAAGATCTTTGCTTTTTCCCAACACAGAAACATCAAGCTACATTATAAAAATAAAAGACAGAACATATTACTTTGCAGGGGATACAGCTTATTTTGATGGTTTTAAAAAATACGGAGAGATCTTTAATATACACACAGCATTTCTTCCAATAGGGGGATATGAGCCAACACTTCTTCTGCACAAGGTTCATATGAACCCTTTTGAAGCTGTTCAGGCTTTTGTTGATCTGAATGCAGACTTTGTTGTTCCTATCCATTACGGAACGTTTCATACAATACCAAAATTTGTAAAAGTTGAGGCTCCACTGAAACACTTTAAAGAGGCTGTAAAAGTGAAAAACCTTCAGGAAAAAGCTCTCATAGTAGAACCAAACTCAATAGATATCTGCATTCAAAAACAGGTAATATAG
- a CDS encoding bacterioferritin, whose product MNRERSVELLNKAISEELTAIHQYMYFHFVLDDLGYDLLASIFKKTAIDEMLHTERFAERILFLGGEIEMKPAKDIEHIRDPEKMLEWAMKAEEEAVDMYNDFAVEATNNRDAGTKQIFEAVIMDEERHYDTFNIEYENLKKFGTEYLSQQAMERSKRVGSQGGQSQQ is encoded by the coding sequence ATGAACAGAGAAAGATCAGTAGAACTTCTGAATAAGGCTATATCAGAGGAATTAACAGCAATTCACCAGTATATGTATTTCCATTTTGTTCTTGATGATCTTGGTTACGATCTTTTGGCATCTATATTCAAAAAAACAGCTATAGATGAGATGCTTCACACAGAAAGATTTGCAGAAAGGATACTTTTTTTAGGTGGAGAAATTGAGATGAAGCCTGCAAAGGACATAGAGCATATAAGAGATCCTGAAAAAATGCTTGAGTGGGCTATGAAGGCAGAAGAGGAAGCTGTTGATATGTACAACGATTTTGCTGTTGAGGCTACAAACAACAGAGATGCCGGAACGAAACAGATATTTGAGGCTGTGATAATGGACGAGGAAAGGCATTATGACACATTTAACATAGAGTATGAGAACCTTAAAAAATTTGGAACAGAATACCTTTCACAGCAGGCTATGGAAAGAAGTAAGAGAGTGGGATCACAGGGAGGTCAATCTCAGCAGTGA
- the pfkA gene encoding 6-phosphofructokinase — MKKIAVLTSGGDAPGLNACIRAVVRAGHYYNLKVVGVKRGFKGLIEKEFVYLKPRDVSQIINRGGTFLLSARENRFRQYEYRKKAVENLREEGIDALFVIGGNGSFQGANLLVKEFDFPVIGIPKTIDNDTYGTEYTIGFDTAVNNAVDAIDKIRDTSVSHERVFVVEVMGRKSGFIALAAGIASGADVTLIPEYPFPMHAIIDSILQARKRGKRFSIVVVAEGVASGKEIAEILAEKLKPYDFGGVRYSVLGYIQRGGTPTVYDRIIASRFGVFAVEEYINGKKNIMVALENGKVVSKPLEISFGRVKKPDLSDFELNNILTL, encoded by the coding sequence ATGAAAAAGATAGCTGTTTTAACAAGCGGGGGCGATGCCCCCGGACTTAATGCCTGTATAAGGGCTGTTGTCAGGGCGGGACATTACTACAACCTGAAGGTTGTTGGGGTAAAAAGAGGCTTTAAAGGTCTGATTGAAAAAGAGTTTGTTTATTTAAAACCAAGGGATGTCAGCCAGATAATAAACAGGGGAGGAACATTTTTGCTTTCTGCAAGGGAGAACAGGTTCCGTCAGTATGAATACAGAAAAAAAGCTGTAGAAAACCTGAGAGAAGAGGGGATTGATGCACTTTTTGTTATAGGAGGAAACGGCAGTTTTCAGGGGGCTAACCTGCTTGTTAAGGAGTTTGACTTTCCTGTGATAGGAATTCCAAAAACGATAGATAATGATACATACGGAACGGAATATACAATCGGTTTTGACACAGCTGTAAATAACGCCGTTGATGCAATAGACAAAATAAGAGACACATCAGTTTCACACGAAAGGGTCTTTGTTGTTGAGGTGATGGGGAGAAAAAGCGGATTTATTGCCCTTGCTGCAGGAATAGCCTCAGGAGCAGACGTTACACTTATCCCCGAATATCCATTTCCAATGCATGCTATTATTGATTCAATCCTTCAGGCAAGGAAAAGGGGAAAAAGGTTTTCTATAGTCGTAGTTGCCGAAGGGGTTGCCTCAGGAAAAGAGATAGCAGAAATCCTTGCAGAAAAACTAAAACCTTACGACTTTGGAGGTGTAAGATACTCTGTTTTAGGATACATACAGAGAGGTGGAACTCCCACAGTTTACGATCGGATAATAGCCTCAAGATTTGGCGTTTTTGCTGTAGAGGAGTATATTAACGGTAAAAAGAACATTATGGTTGCCCTTGAAAATGGAAAAGTTGTATCTAAACCCCTTGAGATATCTTTCGGCAGGGTCAAAAAGCCAGATCTTTCAGACTTTGAGCTTAATAACATTTTAACGCTGTGA
- a CDS encoding SpoVG family protein has product MEITEVKIYPFDTSRIGGRVRAVADITIDDVLVIKGIKVVESKHGGLFISFPKKASSKGTYVDIVQSLDNEFTEKVRRAVVDRYKELMGIT; this is encoded by the coding sequence ATGGAAATAACAGAAGTTAAGATATACCCCTTTGACACAAGCAGAATAGGTGGCAGAGTAAGGGCTGTAGCCGACATAACTATTGATGATGTTCTTGTTATAAAAGGCATAAAAGTGGTTGAGTCTAAACATGGGGGGCTTTTTATATCTTTTCCCAAAAAAGCAAGTTCAAAAGGAACCTATGTTGATATTGTCCAGTCCCTTGATAATGAATTCACAGAAAAGGTCAGAAGGGCTGTTGTTGACAGATACAAAGAGCTTATGGGTATAACTTAA
- a CDS encoding ABC transporter permease, producing MDRLRRFVEHVGSATILFLQTVLITLKNPPKIKHILKYMEEIGVTAAPLIAITGFFTGGVLVVETYPTFHKFNAEFLIGALVSLSLSRELSPVLVALLVTARSGSAMAANIGTMRITEQIDALEVMAVNPLRYLIAPRLIAALIMVPALTILSYASGLLGGYFVGTYLYSINPYLFVEKMKDLTELHDIFGGLYKSAAFSVVITVVACYFGYITKGGAEGVGRSTTTAVVVASVLILILDYFLTALIY from the coding sequence ATGGATAGACTGAGAAGATTTGTAGAACATGTTGGATCTGCAACGATACTTTTTTTGCAAACGGTTTTAATTACTTTAAAAAACCCTCCTAAAATAAAACATATCCTTAAATATATGGAAGAAATAGGAGTTACAGCAGCTCCACTTATTGCTATAACAGGTTTTTTTACAGGAGGCGTTCTTGTTGTTGAAACATATCCAACATTCCATAAATTTAATGCAGAGTTTCTTATTGGAGCACTCGTTTCCCTCTCCCTTTCAAGAGAACTATCACCGGTGCTGGTTGCACTTCTTGTAACAGCAAGAAGCGGATCAGCTATGGCTGCCAATATAGGAACAATGAGAATAACTGAGCAGATAGATGCCCTTGAGGTTATGGCTGTAAATCCATTAAGATACCTGATCGCCCCAAGACTTATAGCAGCTCTCATAATGGTTCCGGCTCTTACTATACTTTCTTATGCTTCAGGGCTTTTAGGGGGATATTTTGTGGGGACATACCTTTATTCTATAAATCCATATCTGTTCGTTGAAAAGATGAAAGATCTTACCGAACTTCACGACATATTTGGAGGACTATACAAATCTGCAGCATTTTCTGTTGTTATAACAGTCGTTGCCTGCTACTTTGGTTACATAACAAAAGGGGGAGCTGAAGGAGTAGGAAGATCAACAACCACAGCGGTTGTGGTTGCATCAGTCCTAATTCTGATATTAGATTATTTTTTAACAGCCTTAATATATTAA
- the mazG gene encoding nucleoside triphosphate pyrophosphohydrolase, producing MEKKVCRKEGENFQELVDIVARLRKECPWDKEQTSQSIKNNLIEEAYELFEAIEKNDEKAMVEELGDLLLQVVFHSQIKKDEGRFDINDVIQSLIEKLIRRHPHVFGGAEYEQLEGEDHLKKWEAIKQKEKKRASILEGIPERMPALMRAVKIQKRMAKVGFDWENPEQVMDKVEEEIQELKQAKTKDEIKHEIGDILIAVTNLARAYGIDPEEALHQSIDRSIRRFQYIEKKAKEKNKDIKEMPLDDMEYYWQEAKSKGL from the coding sequence ATGGAAAAAAAGGTTTGCAGAAAAGAAGGAGAAAATTTTCAGGAACTTGTTGACATTGTGGCAAGGCTCAGGAAGGAATGTCCATGGGATAAAGAGCAGACAAGCCAGTCAATAAAAAATAATCTTATAGAGGAAGCTTATGAGCTTTTTGAAGCGATAGAAAAAAATGACGAAAAGGCGATGGTAGAAGAGTTAGGGGATCTTCTTCTTCAGGTTGTTTTCCATTCACAGATAAAAAAAGATGAAGGTAGATTTGACATAAATGATGTTATCCAAAGCCTGATAGAAAAACTGATCAGAAGACACCCACATGTTTTTGGTGGTGCTGAGTATGAACAGCTTGAAGGGGAAGACCACCTAAAAAAATGGGAGGCTATAAAACAAAAAGAGAAAAAAAGGGCATCTATCCTTGAAGGAATTCCAGAAAGAATGCCAGCTCTAATGAGAGCTGTAAAGATACAGAAAAGAATGGCAAAGGTTGGTTTTGACTGGGAAAATCCTGAACAGGTTATGGATAAAGTTGAAGAGGAAATTCAAGAGCTTAAGCAGGCAAAAACAAAAGATGAGATAAAGCATGAGATAGGTGATATTTTAATTGCCGTTACAAACCTCGCAAGGGCTTACGGGATAGATCCTGAAGAAGCTCTCCATCAGTCCATAGACAGAAGCATAAGAAGGTTTCAATACATAGAAAAAAAGGCAAAGGAAAAAAATAAAGACATTAAGGAGATGCCTTTAGATGATATGGAATACTACTGGCAGGAAGCCAAAAGCAAAGGATTATAA
- the surE gene encoding 5'/3'-nucleotidase SurE, with protein MEKYRVLLVNDDGYQSKGLTAIRSRLIDEGFDVVTVTPDRNMSGSSHSLTFTRPLKIERLEENFYYIVDGTPADCVHLGYHVVLEGKKPDILVAGINTGPNLGNDIFYSGTVGAAREGTMLGIMSVAFSPSSAKNPDFEGMSQLAIKIIRQVLYKGLPDKVFLNVTFPNIPVDQIKGYLLTRQGRSAYREEIKKYISPSKEVYWWIGGEEALEEECEKGTDYTAVKEGFVSITPIRLDLTDYRGIEIMERFDFLSID; from the coding sequence ATGGAAAAATACAGGGTTCTTCTTGTTAATGATGACGGCTACCAGTCCAAGGGGCTAACAGCCATAAGGAGCAGGCTTATAGATGAGGGTTTTGATGTTGTAACTGTCACACCTGACAGGAATATGTCAGGATCAAGTCATTCCCTCACCTTTACGAGACCTTTAAAAATAGAAAGGTTAGAGGAAAACTTTTATTACATAGTTGATGGAACTCCGGCAGACTGTGTTCATCTGGGATACCATGTTGTTTTAGAAGGAAAAAAGCCGGACATACTTGTGGCAGGGATTAACACAGGACCTAATCTTGGGAATGATATTTTTTACTCTGGAACTGTTGGGGCTGCAAGGGAAGGAACAATGCTTGGGATCATGTCTGTTGCTTTTTCGCCATCTTCAGCAAAAAATCCTGATTTTGAAGGAATGTCTCAGCTTGCCATAAAGATAATAAGACAGGTTTTGTATAAGGGTCTGCCTGATAAGGTTTTTCTCAATGTTACATTTCCAAATATACCTGTTGATCAGATTAAAGGGTATCTTCTGACTAGACAGGGGAGAAGTGCTTACAGGGAAGAGATAAAGAAATATATATCCCCTTCAAAAGAGGTTTACTGGTGGATTGGCGGTGAGGAAGCTCTTGAGGAGGAGTGTGAAAAGGGAACAGATTACACAGCTGTTAAAGAGGGTTTTGTTTCTATAACTCCCATAAGGCTTGATCTTACAGACTACAGGGGGATTGAGATAATGGAAAGGTTTGATTTCCTCAGCATAGATTAA
- a CDS encoding LysE family translocator, which yields MVIQDILTGFVFGVAAGLSPGPLMALLISETLKGHKKNGILVSISPIITDIPILIVSLFILDQIKEVQHLLSAVYFVGALVLFYLGYKNIKLKELHIETDLTGSLKKGIILNILNPYTYLFWFFIGAPYVSNAGFLGGFLFTIFFFIGITGSMILIAVFTQRLKSFIESRYYIYLLRFIGVLFIVFGFILIKDSLSKF from the coding sequence ATGGTAATTCAGGACATTCTTACAGGATTTGTTTTTGGTGTAGCCGCTGGACTATCGCCAGGTCCTTTGATGGCACTTCTAATATCAGAAACATTAAAGGGACACAAAAAAAACGGCATTCTTGTTTCAATATCTCCGATTATAACAGACATTCCAATCCTGATTGTTTCTCTGTTTATACTTGATCAGATAAAAGAGGTTCAGCATCTGCTTTCTGCTGTTTATTTTGTTGGAGCTTTAGTCCTTTTTTATTTAGGATACAAAAATATAAAACTGAAAGAACTGCATATAGAGACAGATCTAACAGGCTCATTAAAAAAGGGTATTATCCTCAACATACTAAATCCATACACCTATCTGTTCTGGTTTTTTATAGGAGCTCCATATGTCAGTAATGCAGGATTTTTAGGAGGTTTTCTTTTTACAATTTTCTTTTTTATAGGGATAACAGGAAGTATGATTTTGATAGCCGTTTTTACCCAAAGATTAAAAAGTTTTATAGAGAGCAGGTATTACATCTACCTGCTCCGTTTTATTGGAGTTTTATTTATTGTTTTTGGTTTTATCCTAATAAAAGACAGTCTTTCAAAATTTTGA
- the upp gene encoding uracil phosphoribosyltransferase, whose translation MENIINVKHPLLTNLVSKLRSIHTNPYDFRKYLSEVGRILLVEALKNEKMKEKELEIWIGKRNFPVLEEENYVFIPILRAGLPMLDGVLEIIPLAKSGFLAIKRNEETLESVLYYDRVPPLKGKTAVILDPMVATGGSLDYAIKVVKEKKPERILSLNVIGAPEGLKRISEKHPDVKVYIAQIDERLNDKGYIIPGIGDAGDRAFNTE comes from the coding sequence ATGGAAAATATTATAAATGTCAAACACCCTCTACTAACAAATCTCGTTTCAAAACTGAGGAGCATTCATACAAATCCCTATGACTTTAGAAAGTATCTGTCTGAAGTTGGGAGAATTTTGCTTGTTGAGGCTTTAAAAAATGAAAAAATGAAGGAAAAAGAGTTAGAGATATGGATAGGAAAAAGAAATTTTCCTGTTTTGGAAGAAGAAAATTATGTCTTTATCCCGATCCTCAGGGCAGGTCTTCCTATGCTTGATGGTGTTCTTGAGATCATACCTCTTGCAAAATCAGGATTTCTTGCAATAAAGAGGAATGAAGAAACACTTGAGAGCGTCTTATATTACGATAGGGTTCCACCTCTAAAAGGCAAAACAGCTGTTATCCTTGATCCCATGGTTGCCACAGGTGGATCTTTAGACTATGCCATTAAGGTGGTTAAAGAAAAAAAACCTGAAAGAATATTATCACTTAATGTTATAGGAGCTCCTGAAGGTTTAAAAAGGATATCTGAAAAACATCCTGATGTTAAGGTTTACATAGCACAAATAGATGAAAGACTGAATGACAAAGGATACATTATCCCTGGTATAGGAGATGCCGGAGACAGGGCATTCAATACTGAGTGA
- the bioB gene encoding biotin synthase BioB, whose amino-acid sequence MKDFINNLADRVLSGEKLTKEEGLKILNTPDELLENLIDQASKVREAVFKNEVEFCSLINAKNGACTEDCSFCAQSSKYPTPINAYSLVPKKELVEGAVKAVSIKANRYCIVTSGRRATKEEIQQIAEAVREITQTLPVKVCVSIGSIDEEDLKLLKEAGVERVNHNLETSEKHFPNIVSTHPWRERYETIKRIQNTGLSTCCGGIFGIGETDEDIVDLADTYRELGVDSIPMNFLIPIPGTPLANNKQLTPQKCLKIISLFKLFNPQAELRLCGGREQNLREYHDKAMDVANCLMAGGYLTRAGRPPGKDEEMIKRLGRKLITKRDSFSFHKTSV is encoded by the coding sequence ATGAAAGATTTTATAAATAACCTTGCAGACAGGGTTCTTTCTGGTGAAAAACTTACAAAAGAAGAAGGACTGAAGATACTGAATACACCAGATGAGCTTCTTGAAAATCTTATAGATCAGGCATCAAAGGTAAGAGAAGCTGTTTTCAAAAATGAGGTTGAGTTCTGTTCACTTATAAATGCAAAAAACGGTGCATGCACAGAGGACTGTTCATTCTGTGCCCAGTCGTCAAAATACCCAACACCTATAAACGCATACTCCCTCGTTCCAAAAAAAGAGCTTGTTGAGGGAGCAGTAAAGGCTGTCTCAATAAAGGCAAATAGATACTGCATTGTAACAAGTGGAAGGAGAGCAACAAAGGAAGAAATCCAGCAGATCGCTGAAGCTGTGAGGGAGATAACCCAGACCCTACCTGTTAAGGTGTGCGTATCAATAGGAAGTATTGATGAGGAAGATCTAAAACTACTAAAAGAAGCAGGTGTTGAAAGGGTTAACCACAATCTTGAAACATCAGAAAAGCATTTTCCAAATATAGTCTCAACCCACCCATGGAGAGAAAGATACGAAACTATAAAAAGAATACAGAATACAGGTCTTTCCACATGTTGCGGGGGAATTTTCGGAATAGGGGAAACAGATGAAGACATAGTTGATCTTGCCGATACATACAGAGAGCTTGGGGTTGATTCTATACCTATGAATTTTCTTATTCCAATCCCCGGAACACCCCTTGCCAACAACAAACAGTTAACTCCACAAAAATGCCTGAAGATAATATCCCTGTTCAAACTGTTTAACCCTCAGGCAGAGCTAAGGCTTTGTGGTGGAAGAGAACAGAACCTCAGAGAGTATCACGACAAGGCTATGGATGTAGCTAACTGCCTTATGGCAGGAGGTTATCTAACAAGAGCAGGAAGACCTCCCGGAAAAGATGAGGAGATGATAAAAAGGCTGGGAAGAAAGCTCATAACAAAAAGGGATAGCTTTTCCTTCCACAAAACATCTGTATAA
- the mazF gene encoding endoribonuclease MazF yields the protein MVKKSGKRYIPDSGDIVWLDFDPQVGREQSKRRPALCMSPKIYNEKSGLAIFCPITSISKGYPFEVEINTEQIKGVILADQVRSLDYKERKAQFVENAPTSVLEKVKEYICLLIN from the coding sequence TTGGTAAAGAAGTCTGGTAAAAGATACATTCCAGATTCAGGAGATATTGTGTGGCTTGATTTCGATCCACAAGTGGGAAGAGAACAGTCAAAAAGAAGACCAGCATTGTGTATGTCTCCAAAAATCTATAATGAAAAATCAGGGCTTGCAATTTTCTGCCCAATAACTTCTATTTCTAAGGGGTATCCGTTTGAAGTTGAAATAAATACAGAACAAATAAAAGGTGTAATATTGGCAGATCAGGTAAGAAGCCTTGATTACAAAGAAAGAAAAGCTCAGTTTGTAGAAAATGCTCCAACTTCTGTTTTAGAAAAAGTTAAAGAATATATTTGTTTGTTAATAAATTAG